The Couchioplanes caeruleus nucleotide sequence GTTCCGGGCGCCGCGCGGGTGCTGGTGGTCGAGGACGACCGCGAGCTGGGCCCGCTGCTGGCCCGCCTGTTCCGCGGCGCCGGGTACGAGTCCGACCTCGCCCCCGACGGCCAGGCCGGGCTGCACCTGGCGCTGACCCGCCGCTACGACGCGATGATCGTCGACCGCGGGCTGCCCGCCATCGAGGGCCTCGACCTGCTGGGACGCCTGCGCCGCAGCGGCGTCACGGTCCCCGCGCTCGTGCTGACGGCGTTGGGCACGGTGGCCGACCGGGTGGCGGGCCTGGACAGCGGCGCCGAGGACTACCTCGTCAAGCCGTTCGAGGTCGACGAGCTGCTGGCCCGGGTACGCGTCCTGCTGCGCCGGCGTGCCGCCGCGGGAGACCGGCTGGCCGTGGGCGACGCGG carries:
- a CDS encoding response regulator transcription factor — protein: MTDAVPGAARVLVVEDDRELGPLLARLFRGAGYESDLAPDGQAGLHLALTRRYDAMIVDRGLPAIEGLDLLGRLRRSGVTVPALVLTALGTVADRVAGLDSGAEDYLVKPFEVDELLARVRVLLRRRAAAGDRLAVGDAEFDLISRTVTGPDGSVVALSGRESDLLRLLARNPSQAFTREQIVAHVFPDATSVTLVDTYVHYLRRKLGAAAISTVRGVGYRLGRA